The following proteins come from a genomic window of Calditrichota bacterium:
- the arcC gene encoding carbamate kinase, whose protein sequence is MSSQKKAVVALGGNAITREFEEGDIYQQFANTRRSLLGVIEMVEQGYHLVLTHGNGPQVGNYLIRIEASRHLVPPLPLGVVVADLEGGMGYMISQTLFNKLHLRSIKRDVVTLLTQVIVDKDDPSILNPTKFVGPFYKKEDLPSLLARGWIVKEDPGRGYRRVVPSPKPLDIVEKKIIRQLFDEGIIVVAAGGGGIPVYVEKDGTLEGVDAVIDKDLASAVLAREIGATELVILTAVEKVALNFRKPDQIDLDTLTISEAKRYMAEGQFPPGSMGPKIQAAINFLEDGGERVIITSVEKHPQAMRGETGTQILKK, encoded by the coding sequence ATGTCCTCTCAAAAAAAAGCGGTCGTCGCGCTTGGCGGGAACGCCATCACTCGCGAATTTGAAGAAGGCGATATTTATCAGCAATTTGCCAACACACGCAGAAGTCTGCTGGGTGTTATTGAAATGGTGGAACAAGGGTACCATCTGGTACTAACCCACGGGAACGGCCCTCAGGTTGGCAATTATCTGATTCGTATTGAGGCCTCCCGCCACCTTGTTCCCCCTTTGCCTCTGGGTGTGGTGGTTGCCGATCTGGAAGGCGGGATGGGCTATATGATTAGCCAGACCCTTTTTAATAAACTGCACTTGCGCTCGATCAAAAGAGATGTGGTAACGCTGTTAACCCAGGTTATTGTCGATAAAGATGATCCTTCCATTTTAAACCCGACGAAATTTGTCGGGCCTTTTTATAAGAAGGAAGATTTACCGTCCCTTCTGGCCCGTGGCTGGATTGTGAAGGAAGACCCCGGGCGCGGCTACCGGCGTGTGGTTCCTTCTCCCAAACCTCTGGATATTGTTGAAAAAAAAATTATTCGGCAGCTCTTTGACGAAGGCATTATTGTGGTGGCTGCAGGCGGCGGCGGGATTCCGGTTTATGTTGAAAAAGACGGGACGCTTGAAGGGGTGGATGCTGTTATCGATAAAGACCTGGCCTCAGCGGTTCTGGCCAGGGAGATTGGAGCCACGGAATTGGTTATTCTCACGGCTGTTGAAAAAGTAGCCCTTAATTTCCGCAAACCCGATCAGATCGATCTGGATACGCTGACCATTTCAGAAGCAAAGCGTTACATGGCCGAAGGCCAATTTCCACCAGGGAGCATGGGGCCGAAAATTCAGGCTGCGATTAATTTTCTGGAAGATGGCGGCGAGCGGGTGATTATTACCTCGGTAGAAAAACACCCGCAGGCCATGCGGGGCGAAACAGGAACTCAAATTCTTAAAAAATAA
- the sucC gene encoding ADP-forming succinate--CoA ligase subunit beta — protein MKIHEYQAKEILKKFGVAVPKGKVAFTPEEARSVAEELGGKVVVKAQIHAGGRGKAGGVKLAGSPEEAEKIARELIGKVLVTHQTGPEGKEVRKVLVEETMDIERELYAGVVLDRSRSQLVFMVSTEGGVEIEKVAAETPEKILKEYIDPAVGLLPFQARKMAYGLKLAGDQVKNGVKFLMALYNAYVASDASLAEINPLVVTKDGRVLALDAKINFDDNAMYRHSDYAELRDLNEEDPLEVEASKYNLNYIKLDGNVGCMVNGAGLAMATMDIIKLAGGEPANFLDVGGSASAETVENGFKIILSDKNVKAILINIFGGIVRGDRVARGVVEASKKIGVKVPVVVRLQGTNAEEGGRILRESGLNFTVAENLKDAAEKVVATVK, from the coding sequence GTGAAGATTCATGAATATCAAGCCAAGGAAATTTTAAAGAAGTTCGGTGTGGCCGTTCCGAAAGGGAAGGTGGCCTTTACGCCGGAAGAAGCCCGGAGCGTTGCTGAAGAGCTGGGCGGAAAAGTTGTGGTAAAAGCGCAGATTCATGCCGGCGGGCGAGGAAAAGCAGGCGGTGTCAAATTGGCCGGAAGTCCGGAAGAAGCCGAAAAGATTGCCCGGGAATTAATTGGGAAGGTTTTGGTGACTCATCAAACGGGACCGGAAGGCAAAGAAGTCCGCAAGGTTCTTGTTGAAGAAACGATGGACATCGAACGCGAGCTGTATGCCGGGGTTGTTCTGGATCGTTCCCGCTCGCAATTGGTGTTTATGGTGAGTACAGAGGGCGGGGTTGAAATTGAAAAAGTAGCCGCTGAAACCCCGGAAAAAATCCTGAAAGAATACATTGATCCGGCGGTCGGCCTGCTACCGTTTCAGGCCAGAAAAATGGCGTACGGGCTCAAGCTTGCTGGCGATCAGGTGAAAAATGGTGTGAAATTTTTGATGGCCCTGTACAACGCGTACGTCGCATCCGATGCGTCACTCGCCGAAATTAACCCGCTGGTGGTTACCAAAGACGGACGGGTTCTGGCTCTGGATGCCAAAATCAATTTTGACGACAATGCCATGTATCGTCATTCCGACTATGCGGAACTAAGGGATTTAAATGAAGAAGATCCTCTGGAGGTTGAGGCCTCAAAATATAATTTGAACTACATTAAGCTGGACGGCAACGTTGGCTGTATGGTAAACGGGGCCGGTTTGGCGATGGCTACCATGGATATCATTAAATTAGCCGGTGGGGAACCCGCAAATTTTCTGGATGTGGGTGGAAGCGCCAGTGCAGAGACGGTTGAAAATGGGTTTAAGATCATTTTGTCGGATAAAAATGTGAAGGCCATTCTCATCAATATTTTTGGCGGAATTGTCCGCGGGGATCGCGTGGCCCGGGGTGTTGTGGAAGCCTCCAAAAAAATCGGCGTGAAGGTGCCGGTTGTGGTTCGCCTGCAGGGAACCAATGCGGAGGAAGGCGGGCGTATTCTGAGAGAATCCGGCTTGAATTTTACAGTTGCCGAAAATCTGAAAGATGCCGCCGAAAAGGTAGTTGCCACTGTTAAATAA
- the sucD gene encoding succinate--CoA ligase subunit alpha has translation MSVLIDENTRLVVQGITGGEGSFHTRQMMDYGTHVVAGVTPGKGGQKFDDKIPIFNTVSDAVRETGANASVIFVPPPFAADAIMEAADAGIGVTVCITEGIPTLDMVKVHAYLEDRSTRLIGPNCPGIISPEKAKVGIMPGFIHKRGNVGVISRSGTLTYEAVHQLTVLGIGQSTCIGIGGDPIIGTPFVEALKLFKDDPETEAIVMIGEIGGTAEEEAAAYIKENINKPVVSFIAGRTAPPGRRMGHAGAIIAGGKGTAAEKMAALRAVGIHVVESPAEIGITVQRALQGN, from the coding sequence TTGAGTGTCTTAATTGATGAAAATACGCGTCTTGTGGTTCAAGGAATCACGGGCGGTGAAGGGTCATTTCATACACGCCAGATGATGGACTACGGCACACATGTTGTGGCTGGCGTTACGCCCGGCAAGGGGGGGCAAAAATTTGATGATAAAATCCCGATTTTTAATACCGTTTCGGATGCCGTGCGGGAAACCGGTGCCAATGCGTCCGTAATCTTTGTTCCGCCTCCGTTTGCGGCCGATGCCATTATGGAAGCGGCCGATGCCGGTATTGGGGTAACCGTTTGTATTACCGAAGGCATTCCCACACTGGACATGGTAAAGGTGCACGCCTATTTGGAAGATCGCTCAACCCGATTGATTGGCCCCAATTGTCCCGGGATTATTTCTCCCGAAAAGGCAAAAGTAGGCATTATGCCCGGATTTATTCATAAACGGGGCAATGTGGGGGTTATTTCCAGAAGCGGTACGCTCACGTACGAAGCAGTACACCAGCTAACGGTTTTGGGCATTGGGCAGTCAACCTGCATTGGGATCGGGGGCGATCCAATTATCGGAACGCCTTTTGTAGAGGCGCTAAAGCTTTTTAAGGATGATCCGGAAACGGAAGCCATTGTTATGATTGGCGAAATTGGCGGGACAGCCGAAGAAGAGGCTGCCGCTTACATCAAAGAAAACATCAATAAACCCGTGGTGAGTTTTATTGCCGGACGAACAGCTCCTCCGGGGCGGCGTATGGGACACGCCGGAGCCATTATTGCAGGTGGAAAAGGAACCGCCGCCGAAAAGATGGCTGCTCTGCGTGCGGTGGGAATTCATGTGGTTGAAAGCCCGGCAGAAATTGGCATAACCGTTCAGCGGGCGCTTCAAGGAAACTAA
- a CDS encoding 4Fe-4S dicluster domain-containing protein — translation MAAAEVTAKPKAKKEPPVIEVIFENCKGCDICVDVCPTNVLALIKAPNKWEGYVVEVKYPEKCTKCMLCEIHCPDYAIKVY, via the coding sequence ATGGCTGCGGCTGAAGTGACAGCAAAACCAAAGGCAAAAAAAGAACCTCCCGTGATAGAGGTTATTTTTGAAAATTGCAAGGGCTGTGACATTTGCGTGGATGTTTGTCCTACAAATGTTTTGGCTCTGATTAAGGCTCCCAACAAATGGGAGGGGTATGTGGTGGAAGTGAAATACCCCGAAAAATGTACCAAGTGTATGTTGTGTGAAATTCATTGTCCTGATTACGCCATAAAAGTTTATTAA
- a CDS encoding 2-oxoacid:acceptor oxidoreductase subunit alpha, translated as MKLYSGNEMVAEAAIAAGCRFFAGYPITPSSEIAERMSKLLPEVGGRFIQMEDELASMAAIIGGSLAGRKSMTATSGPGFSLKQENLGFATIAEVPCVIVNVMRGGPSTGLPTAPSQSDVMQARWGTHGDHPIIALTPSYMREIFDETVRAFNLAEKYRTPVILLLDEVIAHLHEGVALPDPDEIEIVDRKKPTVPPEEYEPFADTEDHVPPMANFFEGYRYHVTGLSHNQKGLPTTDFEVVHAIQVRRQKKIDEHLEDILKWEEIDMDDAEIAVLAYGSIGRSATDAVRELRNEGLKVGLFRPLTIWPFPEQRVAEIAKQVKTIIVPEMNLGQIVLEVERIAKSDARVIGINQVGGVMIRPREIVSRVKEVA; from the coding sequence ATGAAATTATATAGCGGAAACGAAATGGTAGCAGAAGCTGCAATTGCTGCCGGATGCCGCTTCTTTGCAGGATATCCCATTACTCCCTCCTCCGAAATCGCGGAGAGAATGTCCAAATTGCTTCCGGAAGTGGGAGGACGGTTTATCCAGATGGAGGACGAATTGGCCAGTATGGCGGCGATCATCGGCGGCTCCCTTGCCGGGCGAAAATCCATGACGGCCACCAGCGGTCCGGGTTTTTCCCTGAAACAGGAAAATTTAGGGTTTGCTACAATTGCCGAGGTGCCCTGTGTAATCGTGAACGTCATGCGCGGCGGTCCCAGCACGGGGTTGCCAACCGCCCCCTCTCAAAGTGATGTCATGCAGGCCCGTTGGGGCACTCATGGGGATCACCCGATTATTGCCCTGACCCCCAGCTACATGCGGGAAATCTTCGACGAAACCGTTCGGGCCTTTAATCTGGCCGAAAAATATCGGACGCCGGTTATCCTGTTGCTGGATGAGGTCATCGCACATCTTCACGAAGGGGTTGCCCTACCGGATCCGGATGAAATTGAAATCGTGGACCGCAAGAAACCGACGGTTCCTCCGGAAGAATACGAGCCCTTTGCCGATACGGAGGATCATGTGCCTCCCATGGCCAATTTCTTTGAAGGCTACCGCTACCACGTAACAGGTTTAAGCCACAATCAAAAAGGGCTTCCCACCACGGATTTTGAGGTGGTTCACGCAATTCAAGTCAGGCGCCAGAAAAAGATCGATGAGCATCTGGAAGATATTCTCAAATGGGAAGAGATTGACATGGATGATGCGGAAATTGCCGTGCTGGCGTACGGTTCAATTGGTCGCTCTGCTACGGACGCCGTCAGGGAACTGCGGAACGAAGGCCTGAAAGTCGGCTTGTTCCGTCCGCTCACAATTTGGCCGTTTCCTGAACAACGGGTGGCTGAAATTGCCAAACAGGTGAAAACGATTATTGTCCCGGAAATGAACCTTGGACAAATTGTCCTGGAAGTGGAACGAATTGCCAAATCGGATGCCAGGGTGATTGGAATCAACCAGGTTGGCGGCGTGATGATTCGTCCCCGAGAAATTGTCAGCAGAGTGAAGGAGGTTGCATAA
- a CDS encoding 2-oxoacid:ferredoxin oxidoreductase subunit beta — MAFNYDEYVRTETIPHMWCPGCGIGIVMKAIIRAFTALQWDKNDIAFVSGIGCTSRMPGYMDMNTLHTTHGRALAFATGIKLAHPEKHVVVVGGDGDATAIGGNHLIHAARRNIDITLIINDNNIYGMTGGQYSPTTPAHMIASTAPYGMVEPNFDIARLAMGAGATYVARETIAKGIMLEKYIRTGMAHKGFSVIVAESTCPIQFGRRNRLADPVELMHWVRDHGVPKTKAAKMEPDELQGKFVTGELVRDDSRPEFTEVYQQIIDQAMKKGD, encoded by the coding sequence ATGGCGTTTAACTATGACGAATATGTAAGAACCGAAACCATCCCGCACATGTGGTGTCCGGGATGCGGAATCGGAATTGTGATGAAAGCGATCATTCGCGCATTTACGGCGCTGCAATGGGATAAAAATGATATTGCTTTTGTCTCCGGAATCGGGTGTACCAGCCGGATGCCCGGCTATATGGACATGAATACGCTTCATACCACGCACGGTCGTGCCCTGGCGTTTGCAACGGGAATTAAACTGGCCCATCCTGAAAAGCACGTGGTGGTGGTAGGCGGCGACGGCGATGCGACTGCGATCGGCGGCAATCACCTGATTCATGCGGCCCGCAGAAATATTGACATCACCCTGATCATTAATGATAACAATATTTACGGGATGACCGGAGGACAATACTCCCCGACCACACCCGCCCACATGATTGCCAGTACGGCCCCCTACGGAATGGTTGAACCCAATTTTGACATCGCCAGGCTGGCCATGGGCGCCGGTGCTACCTACGTGGCGCGGGAAACCATTGCCAAAGGGATTATGCTCGAAAAGTACATCCGTACGGGAATGGCTCACAAGGGATTTAGTGTCATTGTTGCCGAATCGACCTGTCCCATTCAATTCGGCCGCCGCAATCGCCTGGCCGATCCGGTGGAGTTGATGCACTGGGTCCGGGACCACGGTGTTCCGAAAACAAAAGCGGCCAAAATGGAGCCGGACGAGCTCCAGGGCAAATTCGTGACCGGCGAGCTGGTTCGCGATGACTCCCGCCCGGAATTTACAGAAGTGTATCAGCAGATTATTGACCAAGCGATGAAAAAAGGAGACTAA
- a CDS encoding 2-oxoacid:ferredoxin oxidoreductase subunit gamma: MSNRVELRFSGVGGQGAILAGAILAEAAVYFDGKYALQSPTYTAQVRGGATKVDVIISDDPIIFPQTSEINFFLAFAQRAYDRYYGGNNPKNRFFNDLAKDAIILVDSDLVTDFNDPPHKIIKLPILQLALKELGRTVFSNVLALGIVVGITNVVSDDAIKNAVKRRAPRGTEEMNLKALDIGFNFAEEYMKKESLDSVAG; the protein is encoded by the coding sequence ATGTCTAATCGAGTTGAACTCCGGTTTAGCGGAGTGGGTGGACAGGGTGCCATTCTGGCCGGTGCCATTCTGGCGGAAGCTGCCGTCTATTTCGATGGAAAATACGCCCTGCAAAGCCCAACCTATACGGCTCAGGTGCGCGGAGGAGCCACAAAAGTGGACGTCATCATTTCTGACGATCCGATCATTTTTCCGCAAACCTCTGAAATCAATTTTTTCCTGGCGTTTGCGCAGCGGGCATACGATCGCTATTACGGTGGAAACAATCCGAAAAACCGCTTTTTTAATGATCTGGCAAAAGATGCAATCATTCTGGTGGATTCGGATCTGGTAACCGATTTCAACGATCCCCCGCACAAGATTATTAAGCTGCCCATTCTCCAGTTGGCTCTGAAAGAATTGGGGCGGACGGTTTTCTCAAATGTGCTGGCTCTTGGCATTGTTGTCGGAATTACAAATGTGGTTTCTGACGATGCCATTAAAAATGCGGTTAAGCGCCGTGCACCCCGGGGTACAGAAGAAATGAATCTGAAAGCCCTGGATATCGGATTCAATTTTGCCGAAGAGTATATGAAGAAAGAATCCCTGGATTCCGTTGCGGGTTGA
- the ndk gene encoding nucleoside-diphosphate kinase, with translation MQQTLAILKPDCVERNLIGKVLDQIVTAGFRVVGIKMVSMDAKTAGEFYAVHKERPFYKDLVAFMSSGRCIPMVLEKENAIEDFRKLIGATDPAEAEKGTVRQLYAESKQNNIVHGSDSPENANTEIHFFFSETELIPNR, from the coding sequence ATACAACAGACACTGGCAATCCTGAAACCGGATTGTGTGGAGAGAAATCTGATTGGAAAGGTTTTGGATCAAATTGTGACGGCCGGGTTCAGAGTGGTCGGAATAAAAATGGTTTCCATGGATGCAAAAACGGCTGGTGAATTTTATGCGGTTCACAAAGAACGTCCGTTTTACAAGGATTTGGTGGCGTTCATGTCATCCGGGCGCTGCATTCCGATGGTACTGGAAAAGGAGAACGCGATAGAAGACTTTCGCAAGCTGATTGGTGCAACGGATCCGGCAGAGGCCGAAAAGGGCACGGTTCGCCAACTCTATGCCGAAAGCAAACAAAATAACATTGTGCATGGTTCGGATTCACCTGAAAATGCCAATACGGAAATTCATTTCTTTTTTTCTGAAACAGAACTTATTCCAAATCGATAA
- a CDS encoding DUF177 domain-containing protein, translating to MKLKISHLSLGLQEFDFEEKIDSFEIEGKERFPNPVRVHVEIDKEISNLIIKIRVCTLAHFTCDRCLGEFDREICEKTELLYSKEQPAIEFSDYFHNYDDEIRPYPADMDIIDITKDVRDTLLLAVPMKVLCQSECKGLCPVCGANLNTETCHHKSDVVDPRWEKLRGLLNSN from the coding sequence ATGAAGCTAAAAATATCGCATTTGTCACTTGGCCTTCAGGAATTTGATTTCGAAGAAAAAATTGATTCCTTTGAGATCGAAGGCAAGGAAAGATTCCCGAATCCGGTTCGTGTACACGTAGAAATTGACAAGGAAATCTCAAATCTGATTATTAAAATTCGTGTGTGTACACTGGCTCATTTTACGTGTGACAGGTGTTTGGGTGAATTTGACAGGGAAATTTGTGAAAAAACCGAGCTGCTCTATTCAAAAGAGCAGCCAGCAATTGAATTCAGCGACTATTTTCACAATTACGATGATGAGATTCGGCCTTATCCGGCAGACATGGACATTATTGATATTACCAAGGATGTCCGCGACACGTTGTTGTTGGCTGTTCCAATGAAGGTATTGTGCCAATCGGAATGTAAAGGGCTTTGTCCGGTTTGCGGGGCCAACCTCAATACGGAGACCTGCCATCACAAAAGTGATGTGGTTGATCCGAGATGGGAAAAATTGAGGGGACTGCTGAATAGTAATTAA
- the rpmF gene encoding 50S ribosomal protein L32 has product MANPKRKTSKARRDKRRTHWKISAPTVVECSHCHQPKLPHRACPNCGYYGDRMVYTPREA; this is encoded by the coding sequence ATGGCAAATCCAAAACGAAAAACTTCAAAGGCGCGACGCGATAAAAGGCGTACACACTGGAAAATAAGTGCTCCGACGGTTGTTGAATGTTCACATTGTCATCAGCCGAAATTGCCGCATCGGGCATGCCCGAATTGCGGATATTATGGTGATCGAATGGTTTATACCCCGCGGGAAGCCTAA
- the plsX gene encoding phosphate acyltransferase PlsX produces MKIAVDAMGGDYAPQAIVEGAVQAAKVAKGRYGIILVGDEAKIKDELAKLDALHASGIEVVHASEVIEMHDAPTEAIKKKKDASMVVATRLQKAGEVQAVVSAGNTGAFMATSLLSLGRLKGVNRPGLGSFIPNEKGMSVVIDVGANAECKPINLLQFGIMGSLYVRHIFDTENPRVGLLSNGEEESKGNTLTREAHQLLKNSRLNFIGNVEGRDILKGTAEVIVCDGFVGNIVLKFAESIVGMLKNTLKKSIGKNILSNLGAILMRPAFRQLSKLMDYQEYGGVPLLGVNGVSIVCHGSSSPKAIRNAIREAEKMINRDVNKLIEAEIAKNPGV; encoded by the coding sequence ATGAAAATTGCTGTAGATGCGATGGGTGGGGATTATGCCCCACAGGCGATAGTGGAGGGTGCCGTGCAGGCGGCAAAAGTAGCAAAAGGGCGCTACGGAATTATATTGGTTGGGGATGAGGCAAAAATAAAGGATGAGCTGGCCAAACTCGATGCCCTGCACGCGTCGGGGATTGAAGTGGTACACGCTTCTGAAGTGATTGAAATGCACGATGCCCCAACAGAGGCCATTAAAAAGAAAAAGGATGCTTCCATGGTGGTGGCTACCCGGCTTCAAAAGGCGGGTGAGGTGCAGGCCGTTGTGAGTGCGGGGAATACGGGTGCTTTTATGGCCACCTCTTTGCTGAGTCTGGGAAGGCTCAAGGGGGTCAATCGACCCGGATTGGGTTCGTTTATCCCCAATGAAAAGGGGATGTCTGTCGTCATCGATGTGGGGGCAAATGCCGAGTGCAAGCCCATTAATTTACTGCAATTTGGTATTATGGGTTCGTTATACGTGCGCCATATTTTTGACACCGAAAATCCCCGGGTGGGACTGTTGAGCAACGGGGAAGAAGAGAGCAAAGGGAACACGCTTACACGGGAGGCGCACCAACTTTTAAAGAACAGCCGTCTTAATTTTATCGGGAATGTTGAGGGACGGGATATTTTAAAGGGAACGGCCGAAGTGATCGTATGCGATGGGTTTGTGGGCAATATTGTGTTGAAATTTGCCGAGAGCATTGTGGGGATGCTTAAAAACACCTTAAAAAAAAGTATTGGCAAAAATATCCTTTCTAATTTAGGGGCCATTCTTATGCGTCCGGCTTTTCGGCAATTGTCCAAACTAATGGATTATCAGGAATATGGGGGAGTGCCTCTCCTGGGGGTAAATGGCGTGAGCATCGTGTGCCACGGGAGCTCATCCCCGAAGGCCATACGGAACGCCATTCGGGAAGCTGAAAAAATGATTAATCGGGATGTGAATAAATTAATCGAAGCGGAAATAGCGAAAAATCCAGGAGTGTGA
- a CDS encoding ketoacyl-ACP synthase III — MITGTGHAVPERVLTNHDLAEMVDTSDEWIRTRTGIVERHIANDNEGTSDYAARAAKEALKEAHLAADELDLILFGTVTPDMYFPSAACFLQEKIGAVNAAALDISAACSGFLYGLTLAEGMIASGKYKNILVIGAELLSRITDWTDRATCVLFGDGAGAAVVQPSDGERGIISSYIKSDGRLWHLLNMPGGGSLLPPAKAKDDPKAFYLKMEGREVFRHAVTLMGESSVRVLEEAGLTGEDLDIFIPHQANLRIIQAIAKRLNVQDDKVYVNLDRYGNTSAASIPIALNEARKNGRINPGNLILAVAFGAGFTWSSVLFRI; from the coding sequence ATGATAACGGGTACCGGGCACGCCGTTCCCGAGCGGGTGTTAACCAATCATGATCTGGCAGAAATGGTGGACACCTCTGATGAATGGATCCGGACACGGACGGGAATTGTCGAACGACACATTGCGAATGATAATGAAGGAACCTCTGATTATGCAGCACGGGCTGCAAAAGAAGCCTTAAAAGAAGCACATCTGGCAGCGGACGAATTGGACCTGATCCTTTTCGGAACGGTAACGCCAGATATGTATTTCCCCTCTGCCGCTTGTTTTCTTCAAGAAAAAATTGGCGCGGTCAATGCAGCCGCATTGGATATCAGCGCTGCCTGTTCGGGCTTTTTGTACGGATTGACGCTTGCAGAAGGCATGATTGCCTCCGGTAAGTATAAAAATATTTTGGTGATAGGAGCTGAACTGCTCAGCCGCATTACCGATTGGACGGATCGGGCAACCTGTGTTCTTTTCGGCGATGGCGCCGGTGCGGCTGTTGTGCAGCCTTCAGATGGCGAAAGAGGAATCATTAGCTCCTATATAAAAAGTGACGGACGGCTTTGGCACCTTCTTAACATGCCGGGCGGAGGATCGTTATTGCCTCCCGCTAAGGCAAAGGATGATCCCAAAGCCTTCTATCTGAAAATGGAAGGGCGAGAGGTGTTCCGCCATGCCGTGACTTTAATGGGTGAGTCTTCCGTTCGCGTTTTGGAAGAGGCCGGATTAACGGGTGAGGATCTGGATATTTTTATTCCTCATCAGGCGAATCTTCGCATTATTCAGGCCATCGCCAAACGCTTGAATGTTCAGGATGATAAGGTGTATGTCAATCTGGACAGATACGGAAACACCTCGGCAGCATCAATTCCGATTGCATTGAACGAAGCCCGAAAAAATGGTCGAATCAATCCCGGAAACTTGATTCTGGCTGTTGCATTTGGCGCTGGTTTTACCTGGAGCTCGGTGCTTTTCCGCATCTAA
- a CDS encoding tetratricopeptide repeat protein, whose translation MAERHKKQSKTMKSFARVGLFLTLIASIFVGFACGPTKVPVHVMKPARVNLKGIRRVAVTEFTGPGQSGNLVVSILNSQLLNSNYFDVLEREKLQDVMREYQLSMAGIVNPDQAKQIGQLLGVDGIITGEVTAYSVEDESGKERVKENVWTGKYEKDAKGNFIYTKDIFGKKHKKKVYREQFVTHYYKIRRGTVTVTFRVIDVASGAILTAKTYSRNYTSSKIRDGRGTLKSRDAILTDLTRQIVREFVMDIAPHEVTLKRAILGGPGPIDAGKKMAQNNLWPEATKLWEQAVKIYPNKPEAYYDLGLAYEVQGRLDEAEKLYQKAVQLKPDKLYMRALSEIRQAKLERLKLEEQLKGRNLKR comes from the coding sequence ATGGCAGAACGTCATAAAAAACAGAGCAAAACGATGAAGTCTTTTGCACGAGTGGGGCTTTTTCTCACACTAATTGCAAGCATTTTTGTTGGATTTGCCTGTGGACCGACCAAAGTGCCGGTTCACGTGATGAAACCGGCCAGGGTAAACCTGAAAGGGATTCGGCGAGTGGCCGTGACCGAATTTACCGGTCCGGGGCAATCCGGTAATTTGGTTGTCAGTATTTTGAATTCCCAGTTGCTGAATTCCAATTATTTTGACGTTTTGGAACGGGAAAAATTGCAGGACGTCATGCGGGAATATCAGCTTTCGATGGCCGGCATCGTTAATCCGGATCAGGCCAAACAAATCGGACAGCTGTTAGGTGTGGACGGGATTATTACGGGGGAAGTAACGGCCTATTCCGTTGAGGATGAGAGCGGCAAGGAGCGCGTAAAGGAAAACGTGTGGACCGGCAAATACGAAAAGGACGCCAAAGGTAATTTCATTTATACCAAGGATATTTTTGGAAAAAAGCACAAGAAGAAGGTCTATCGTGAACAGTTTGTGACGCATTATTACAAGATTCGCCGGGGGACGGTCACGGTTACCTTTCGGGTAATTGACGTGGCCTCAGGGGCGATTTTAACGGCAAAAACCTACAGCCGGAACTACACAAGCTCCAAAATTCGGGATGGCCGCGGCACCCTGAAATCGCGCGACGCCATTTTAACGGATTTAACGCGTCAAATTGTCCGTGAATTTGTGATGGACATTGCCCCCCACGAGGTGACGCTGAAACGTGCCATTTTGGGCGGCCCCGGCCCCATTGACGCGGGCAAAAAAATGGCACAAAACAATTTGTGGCCGGAAGCTACCAAATTATGGGAGCAGGCCGTTAAAATATACCCTAATAAACCCGAAGCATATTACGATTTGGGGTTGGCTTACGAGGTTCAGGGGCGCCTGGACGAGGCCGAAAAACTGTACCAGAAGGCGGTTCAGCTAAAACCGGATAAACTGTATATGCGGGCCCTTTCGGAAATTCGTCAGGCCAAACTGGAGCGGTTAAAGCTGGAAGAACAACTTAAGGGAAGGAATTTGAAGCGCTGA